GCCCCAGGCGATATCCATCTGGTTACCTTTTAAATCATCCACCTTATCCATCTGAGCCGCTTTAGCCAGAGCGAATAGCTTTGACTTTAACATGTTCATGGCAGTTTCACGGTTTTGAATCTGGGAGCGTTCCGTTTGACAGGAAACTACTACACCGGTAGGAATATGAGTGATTCGAATCGCTGATTCCGTTTTGTTGACGTGTTGGCCGCCGGCGCCGGAGGAACGATAGCGATCGATACGCAAATCATCCGGATTAATATTAATTTGTATGGAATTATCAAGTTCCGGCAAAACTTCCACCGATGCGAATGACGTGTGTCGGCGACCTGAAGCATCAAAAGGTGAAATGCGCACCAAACGATGAACTCCCATCTCCGAACGCATATATCCATAAGCATTCTCTCCGATGATTTCAAAAGATACCGATTTCAGTCCGGCCTCGTCGCCATCCAGAATATCAAGCACTTTCAACTGATAATCATGATCTTCCGCCCAACGTGTGTACATACGATAAAGCATTTCCGTCCAGTCCTGCGCTTCCGTACCGCCAGCACCGGCATGAATGTTTAAAATGACATTATTTCGATCATATTCGCCAACCAACAAAGTTTGCAAACGCAATTTGTTAAATAATTCCTTAAAAGCATTGAACTGCGTCTGTACTTCTGCGACAACCGCCCCATCGTTTTCTTCCTGCCCCAAGTCGATAAGTGTATCGATATCGTCAAATTCTTTTTGCAAATGACGATAGGTATCAACCTTTCGTTGCAGACCGGCAAGCTTGGTTTGTACCTCCTGAGCCTTAGTTTGATCATTCCAGAAGTCCGGTTCCTGTGTACGCGCCTCCAATTCGGAAATGCGGTCAAGTGTAGGCTCAATGTAGAGAGCTTTGCCCAGATCTTTTAACGGTTCAGTCATGCCATGTAGTTCAAGTTTTAATTGTTCCAATTCCAACATATCATTTATCTCCGACGATATTTGTTAACAAATCGATGCATTCGCAACATTGCTTCTTCAATAGTTTCTTCTGAGGCAGCGTAGCTG
This is a stretch of genomic DNA from Mageeibacillus indolicus UPII9-5. It encodes these proteins:
- the prfB gene encoding peptide chain release factor 2; amino-acid sequence: MLELEQLKLELHGMTEPLKDLGKALYIEPTLDRISELEARTQEPDFWNDQTKAQEVQTKLAGLQRKVDTYRHLQKEFDDIDTLIDLGQEENDGAVVAEVQTQFNAFKELFNKLRLQTLLVGEYDRNNVILNIHAGAGGTEAQDWTEMLYRMYTRWAEDHDYQLKVLDILDGDEAGLKSVSFEIIGENAYGYMRSEMGVHRLVRISPFDASGRRHTSFASVEVLPELDNSIQININPDDLRIDRYRSSGAGGQHVNKTESAIRITHIPTGVVVSCQTERSQIQNRETAMNMLKSKLFALAKAAQMDKVDDLKGNQMDIAWGSQIRSYVFCPYTMVKDHRTNYEVTGVDKVMDGDLDGFINAYLSQGKQDK